The genomic window AGAGATGCGGTTCCTGCCGAAGAGTACCAGGGAAATGTAAATGGCCGTCCATTGGCCAAAGTTAGACTGGTGGTAGGGCGCCAGAACCCACAGATGAGCACCATCAACAACTTCGCATGGCAGTTGAAAGCCAATGCGGATAGAAAGTACCCGGGTCTGGTAAAAGGAATATTTTATGGCAAGGGTGGATATAATCAAGACCTTTTCCCTCACTCTATATTAATCGAAGCGGGAACTTATACCAACTCACGCTATAAGGCTGAGGATGGAGCCGATATCATGGCTGATGTTTTAGCAACTACCATATATGGTCCAGATTATCAAAAAAAGGTCACACCGGGTGGAGGAACCACGACACAGATTCCCGGTGAAGGTGGTGGAGCCGCCAGAGCTCTGGGGTGGATTGTGGGCATCGCCATAGTAGGGGTAGGTGCATATATATTCATAAGTACCGGCGGATGGAATGAACTTTCGGCTAAAGTAAGACGTTTTGCAGGTTCAGAATTTGCCAATTTCCTGGGAAATATAAGGAAAATAGGCAGTAGCAGTAAAAAAGGAGAGGATTCCGGGAAAAATGACAACGACAACGATATCAATGAATGAGGGGTTCTTATGTCAAAATACCTGGCGGTGGTGGCAGTCGGTGTAGTTATGGGAGTATTGGCCCGGCTCTATATGCTGCGGGTCGATTACAGGCAATATCCAAGCTACCCCCAGGGTTATTTGATACACTTATCACTGGGCTTGATAGCCGCATTTTTAGGTGCGGTAGCTGTACCCGCACTGATTGCCAGGGAATATACCGCCGTGACTTTTCTGGCGCTGGCGGCACAGCAGTTCCGAGACATACGGGAAATGGAACGTAAAAGTCTCGAGAACATAGAGGATACCGAACTGGTCCCCCGGGGGTCGGCTTATATCGAAGATATTGCCAAGGCTTTTGAGTCAAGGAATTATCTTGCCATCTTAACTTCGCTTTTCACCAGCCTGGTTTTACAGTTTTCTAATAACATCCCTGCGGCCATTTTGGCCGGAATGGTAATTATCCTGGTTTTAAGCCTGATGGCCAGGAGAAAGAAAATAAGAGATATAGCTGTGGTAAGGCCCGCAAAAATCAACTTTGAAAATTCTCTCTTGTGCGTGGAGAACATCATAGTGATGAATGTAGGTTATCCCGATTCCCGAAAAATAATAGAAGAAAAGGGTCTTGCGGTAATGATAGAACCCAAAAATGACAATGCCAGGGCAACTCTTTCCAATGTGGGTCAGCGTCAGGCCATAGTCCATGATGTGGCATCGCTTTTGGGTGTAAAAAGGGATGTGACGGATGTAGACTTTATGCCCCTGGCAAGGATTGACCTTGATACCGGCAGGGTGGGCCTTATAATAGTGCCCATGGAACGGGATATGGAAAGCCTGGTGGAAGCGGTTAAAAGAGTCCCCGTCCTGGAAAGTTCCAGGCGCAAGCCTCTGGAGTCCTTCGCCGGGAAACAAGCTGCCGATTAGGTGATAGTTATGGACAATGTTGGAATAAAAGAGGCCATTCTGGCTGTTGTAACTCTGGATAAACAACAACCCGCATCAGGAGTACCCGTTTTTTATGCAAAAGATGAAAAGGAACGGGATAAAATAGCGATGTACCTTTCTAAGATTCTTTCAGCCATGACGCATGACCTTGAAAACGGAACTTATATTATTGTTAGACATTAAGGTTAGGGGACGCACCTCCTTTTCTAGGGCAGTCAGCTGGGGGAGGCGGAGGAACGTCCCCAACTAATTGGAGGAGTTGTTTTGAAAGTTATATATTCCTGTTACTGGGGCAGCTACCTGGCGGTGGTAGCTGCTTCATTGCATCTTGGACTCTTAAAAGGCAATGACGACTTATCAAATGAAAAAATATTAAACCTACCCTTTTTTGGGAAAATAAAAAAAAGGGACCTCGGAGAAATGACATTCATTGGGACTGACAACCGGGGCCGGGAAATATATGTGATGGGCTCAAAAAAGTCCGGCCGAATAATCGAAAGGACTCTCAACGGTTTTGCGCAAATCTATGGGCTAGAAAAACACACGGTGGATTTTATTGATTTGATGAAATACAATAATTTTTATACTTGCTGCGGGACATTTATGATTCATAAATTAGGTCTTAAAAATGCCGGTATGGCAGTGCTTATCTGGGGAATAAAAAAAAGCTTTGGCCGGTTGAGAAATCTAGTGAGCAAGGTCTTGAATGAACCGGCATATTTTTAGGAGAGTATGTTTTTATGAAAATTTTCTACTACTGTTACGGCAGTGCCCATTCTTCAGTGGTGGCTGCATGTATCCATCTGGGAATACTTCCAACCGACAGGCTTCCTTCCGCAGAAGAGTTTAAACGCCTTCCGCATTATGATAAAACAGATTCATATGAAATAGGAACGCCGTTTTTTATGGGTATAGATGAATACGGAGCGGAAATTTTCATAAC from Biomaibacter acetigenes includes these protein-coding regions:
- a CDS encoding YIEGIA family protein, with amino-acid sequence MSKYLAVVAVGVVMGVLARLYMLRVDYRQYPSYPQGYLIHLSLGLIAAFLGAVAVPALIAREYTAVTFLALAAQQFRDIREMERKSLENIEDTELVPRGSAYIEDIAKAFESRNYLAILTSLFTSLVLQFSNNIPAAILAGMVIILVLSLMARRKKIRDIAVVRPAKINFENSLLCVENIIVMNVGYPDSRKIIEEKGLAVMIEPKNDNARATLSNVGQRQAIVHDVASLLGVKRDVTDVDFMPLARIDLDTGRVGLIIVPMERDMESLVEAVKRVPVLESSRRKPLESFAGKQAAD
- a CDS encoding capping complex subunit for YIEGIA — translated: MDNVGIKEAILAVVTLDKQQPASGVPVFYAKDEKERDKIAMYLSKILSAMTHDLENGTYIIVRH
- a CDS encoding DUF3189 family protein, with the protein product MKVIYSCYWGSYLAVVAASLHLGLLKGNDDLSNEKILNLPFFGKIKKRDLGEMTFIGTDNRGREIYVMGSKKSGRIIERTLNGFAQIYGLEKHTVDFIDLMKYNNFYTCCGTFMIHKLGLKNAGMAVLIWGIKKSFGRLRNLVSKVLNEPAYF